Proteins encoded together in one Campylobacter peloridis LMG 23910 window:
- a CDS encoding lipase family protein, which translates to MSKNIKTQEAKLDLITKFLDYANCADASYAMLQYVWENIEQDEKNNIYKADKLTFGDKLKQDIVMKNSKRENIVKPKNTNTAYACAIQARFEQNKIVKIEPKYCISLINTCFDSKEITLDNDISRVGLNDALSKRTIDFVNRFKLLKHQPNTTSGFSATLFEDTKDNNQKIIVIRGTEPTSNFSVDILDADVDLALGKVPYNQYLDMIKFYSECVKEFPNIIKDKGLVIVGHSLGGALAQLLTLSLASVNSSANVKEIYTFNSPGAKELKALNLNQIYRIDGKIINSDNKEQALFYQIRSYKYQKSIEINLIGYDSNLFQNIKSYFHNKTNLKEHYIFIKTNIIYSKSTNYFYDIFEVDEVFINCVNQLLANLNIKNILATSDNTYHIETDTDSDASNTKGVIQDLGVDIDGKHYIVNLGDRFWDSHFLEPTIIELNYILNLMKNKEIDNLLEYNINKDEELWTFIKYHNNVLATARTRYDDRILSYFSIPKLSNDFSNSLEYLQIHYLPKEPKKPLFAANIQGFSSTQLQALEEYKIKKAKYDEELKWYELYKVKYEREQQIFNQKFKEYFSEIIFYQNRLYSHKKTQEKIILNAIIQQINQKDITYFNLYSVIEFLKENKAYYKYIDLNEIQDLILNDLDNKLGYFYCLYVCINLIVLREDKNTYFTQATAINNLGYNSTFTKIFILDKENLNNTYLDARKRLYKSINTLKEKRNEKIKDIQAYLDKEISLQDNLNNQSFNTKENDVNLILNEVFNIEQFYDKNTNTIVLKTNNIKIIFLDKVNLQDLQDNSNNTSFISMSNLIHIYDNHCDIFAKDRSVLDIKDIEEKYQIDFESLDTKIFLNSTLLTGSSELPNNPFYFGELDQDNAIKQDTPSYYFSPKDEDSGKGKLSIFYKNDELCLLNYSIIENSLNIKLECLSKQSLEYKDLISNTLKEQKTIQINKKQAIAKLHALLENQNLECIHGGKVILQSNKGKTFKDGGVPIMLESDLLNSSISGCPNTIGKVSYPCTKVVDVKGSLSQKKVNNEYVILQELILACVTDKGFPLKVSFVPTKFKFDHSFNPKDGLAKQNKNQTKLKESIIRLHYKSDRFQKDNLPIYNLLINNEKKEQNKALSELNIDQKDLKDIEDVNILNQFKQDFSKDYEFKELNFSFDTNLIKLYFIIPKNIAKVYKSAYKEFEYKDLGAGYFTQLHEYDKIIKNSLEDNKELNEYHFSFLAPAKMQNLKFQIANGLDEILEDEDRKQELYVCKFVVVNGIKI; encoded by the coding sequence ATGAGCAAAAACATTAAAACACAAGAAGCTAAATTAGACTTAATCACTAAATTTTTAGACTATGCTAATTGTGCAGATGCTAGCTATGCTATGTTGCAATATGTTTGGGAAAATATAGAGCAAGATGAAAAGAATAATATTTATAAAGCAGATAAACTTACTTTTGGTGATAAATTAAAGCAAGATATTGTTATGAAAAATAGTAAAAGGGAAAATATTGTAAAACCTAAAAATACAAACACAGCTTATGCTTGTGCTATACAAGCTCGTTTTGAACAAAATAAAATAGTTAAAATAGAACCTAAATATTGTATTTCTCTTATAAATACTTGTTTTGATAGTAAAGAAATAACATTGGATAATGATATTAGCAGGGTAGGGTTAAATGATGCACTGAGTAAAAGAACTATTGATTTTGTAAATAGATTTAAACTTTTAAAACATCAGCCCAACACTACAAGTGGCTTTAGTGCTACTTTGTTTGAAGATACTAAAGATAATAATCAAAAGATTATAGTCATACGAGGAACAGAGCCTACAAGTAATTTTAGTGTAGATATTTTGGATGCTGATGTTGATTTAGCTTTAGGCAAAGTTCCCTATAATCAATATCTTGATATGATTAAATTTTATTCTGAGTGTGTTAAAGAATTTCCAAATATTATAAAAGACAAAGGTTTGGTAATTGTAGGTCATTCTTTAGGCGGAGCTTTGGCACAACTACTTACTCTTTCATTAGCGAGTGTTAATTCTAGTGCTAATGTTAAAGAAATCTACACTTTCAATTCGCCTGGTGCAAAAGAACTAAAAGCTTTAAATTTAAATCAAATTTACAGAATAGATGGAAAAATTATCAATTCTGATAATAAAGAGCAAGCATTGTTTTATCAAATAAGATCTTATAAATATCAAAAAAGTATAGAAATAAACTTAATAGGATATGATTCTAATTTATTTCAAAATATAAAATCATACTTTCACAATAAAACAAACTTAAAAGAACATTATATCTTTATAAAAACAAATATAATTTATAGTAAATCAACGAATTATTTTTATGATATTTTTGAAGTTGATGAAGTATTTATAAATTGTGTTAATCAGCTCCTTGCTAATCTTAATATCAAAAATATTTTAGCTACAAGTGATAATACTTATCATATTGAAACAGATACTGATTCCGATGCTTCTAATACAAAAGGGGTGATACAAGATTTAGGAGTAGATATAGACGGGAAGCATTATATTGTTAATTTAGGGGATCGATTTTGGGATTCTCATTTTTTAGAGCCTACTATCATAGAATTAAATTATATTTTAAATCTTATGAAAAATAAAGAAATTGATAACCTTTTAGAGTATAATATAAATAAGGATGAAGAGCTATGGACTTTTATCAAATACCATAATAATGTTTTGGCTACCGCAAGAACTCGTTATGATGATCGTATTTTGTCATATTTTAGCATTCCTAAACTATCTAATGATTTTTCAAATTCTTTGGAATATTTGCAAATTCATTATTTACCAAAAGAACCCAAAAAACCTTTATTTGCAGCAAATATTCAAGGTTTCTCATCTACGCAATTGCAAGCTTTGGAGGAATATAAAATAAAAAAAGCTAAATATGATGAGGAGTTAAAATGGTATGAACTTTATAAAGTAAAATATGAAAGAGAACAACAAATTTTTAATCAGAAATTTAAAGAGTATTTTTCAGAAATAATTTTTTATCAAAATAGACTCTATTCTCATAAAAAAACACAAGAGAAAATTATATTAAATGCAATAATACAACAAATTAATCAAAAAGATATAACATATTTTAATTTGTATTCTGTGATAGAATTTTTAAAAGAAAACAAGGCTTATTATAAATATATAGATTTAAATGAAATCCAAGATTTAATTTTAAATGATTTAGATAATAAATTGGGTTATTTTTATTGCCTTTATGTATGTATAAATTTAATAGTATTAAGAGAAGATAAAAATACTTATTTCACCCAAGCTACCGCTATAAACAATCTAGGCTATAATTCTACTTTCACAAAGATCTTCATCCTAGATAAAGAAAACCTTAATAATACCTATCTTGATGCTAGAAAAAGGCTTTATAAATCTATCAATACTTTAAAAGAAAAAAGAAATGAAAAAATAAAAGATATCCAAGCCTATTTAGATAAAGAAATTTCCTTACAAGATAATCTAAATAACCAAAGCTTTAATACTAAGGAAAATGATGTTAATTTAATTTTAAACGAAGTATTTAACATAGAGCAATTTTATGATAAAAATACCAATACCATAGTATTAAAGACAAATAATATAAAAATCATATTCTTAGATAAAGTAAATTTACAAGATTTGCAAGATAATTCTAACAATACTTCTTTCATCTCTATGTCAAATTTAATCCATATTTATGATAATCATTGTGATATTTTTGCAAAAGATAGAAGTGTTTTGGATATAAAGGACATAGAAGAAAAATATCAAATAGATTTTGAAAGTTTAGATACAAAAATCTTTTTAAACTCTACCCTCCTTACAGGCTCAAGTGAACTTCCTAATAATCCTTTTTACTTTGGAGAATTAGATCAAGATAATGCTATAAAACAAGATACACCTAGTTATTATTTTTCTCCTAAAGATGAAGATAGTGGCAAAGGAAAACTTAGCATCTTTTATAAAAATGATGAACTTTGCTTGCTTAATTATTCTATTATAGAAAATTCTTTAAATATCAAATTAGAATGTTTAAGCAAGCAAAGCTTAGAGTATAAAGACTTAATTTCAAATACCCTAAAAGAACAAAAAACCATACAAATAAATAAAAAACAAGCTATAGCTAAACTTCATGCCCTTTTAGAAAATCAAAACCTAGAATGTATCCATGGAGGTAAAGTCATACTTCAATCAAACAAAGGAAAAACTTTTAAAGATGGTGGTGTGCCTATTATGCTAGAAAGTGATTTACTTAATTCTAGCATAAGTGGTTGTCCTAATACTATAGGAAAAGTAAGCTATCCTTGTACTAAGGTAGTAGATGTTAAAGGCTCTTTATCTCAAAAGAAAGTTAATAATGAATATGTAATCTTACAAGAACTCATCTTAGCTTGTGTCACAGATAAAGGCTTTCCTTTAAAAGTAAGCTTTGTACCTACTAAGTTTAAATTTGATCATAGTTTTAATCCTAAGGATGGTTTAGCCAAACAAAACAAAAACCAAACAAAGCTAAAAGAGTCTATAATAAGACTTCATTATAAAAGTGATAGATTTCAAAAAGATAACCTACCTATCTATAACCTTTTAATTAATAATGAAAAAAAAGAACAAAATAAAGCTTTAAGTGAATTAAATATAGATCAAAAAGATTTAAAAGATATAGAAGATGTTAATATTCTTAATCAATTCAAACAAGACTTTAGTAAAGATTATGAATTTAAAGAATTAAATTTTAGTTTTGATACTAATTTAATCAAACTTTATTTTATTATCCCAAAAAATATTGCTAAAGTTTATAAAAGTGCTTATAAAGAATTTGAATATAAAGATTTAGGAGCAGGGTATTTTACACAGCTACATGAGTATGATAAAATCATCAAAAATTCCCTAGAAGATAATAAAGAATTAAACGAATATCATTTTAGTTTTTTAGCTCCTGCTAAAATGCAAAATTTAAAATTTCAAATCGCAAATGGACTAGATGAGATCTTAGAAGATGAAGATAGAAAACAAGAGCTTTATGTTTGTAAATTTGTAGTAGTGAATGGGATTAAAATATGA
- a CDS encoding methyltransferase: protein MLQYVWENIEQDEKNNIYKADKLTFGDKLKQDIVMKNSKRENIVKPKNTNTAYACAIQARFEQNKIVKIEPKYCISLINTCFDSKEITLDNDISRVGLNDALSKRTIDFVNRFKLLKHQPNTTNCLMKKQRKLRGVNKC, encoded by the coding sequence ATGTTGCAATATGTTTGGGAAAATATAGAGCAAGATGAAAAGAATAATATTTATAAAGCAGATAAACTTACTTTTGGTGATAAATTAAAGCAAGATATTGTTATGAAAAATAGTAAAAGGGAAAATATTGTAAAACCTAAAAATACAAACACAGCTTATGCTTGTGCTATACAAGCTCGTTTTGAACAAAATAAAATAGTTAAAATAGAACCTAAATATTGTATTTCTCTTATAAATACTTGTTTTGATAGTAAAGAAATAACATTGGATAATGATATTAGTAGGGTAGGATTAAATGATGCACTGAGTAAAAGAACTATTGATTTTGTAAATAGATTTAAACTTTTAAAACATCAGCCCAACACTACAAATTGTCTTATGAAAAAACAGAGAAAATTAAGAGGAGTTAATAAATGCTAG
- a CDS encoding tRNA 2-selenouridine synthase, producing MNFSYLKKKFPQVLSNGCKYYRSDYRYKGKANFGFKDKPEFAYYEDQFKAYMGEENYKKLRPYLGMTTYYVCEGKKYPVVFATMIDYKVKSYGLFGDEGRGFSFSSISRKSAGGGSFHYFTNNKFIKSDEKYTGQSY from the coding sequence GTGAATTTTTCTTATTTGAAGAAAAAATTCCCTCAAGTCCTTTCTAATGGTTGTAAATATTATCGTAGTGATTATAGATATAAAGGTAAAGCTAATTTTGGTTTCAAAGATAAACCCGAATTTGCATACTATGAAGATCAATTTAAAGCATATATGGGTGAAGAAAACTATAAAAAATTAAGACCTTATTTAGGTATGACAACTTATTATGTGTGTGAGGGTAAAAAATATCCTGTTGTTTTTGCTACTATGATAGATTATAAAGTAAAAAGTTATGGATTATTTGGAGATGAAGGAAGAGGATTTAGCTTTTCTAGCATTAGTCGTAAAAGTGCAGGAGGAGGATCTTTTCATTATTTTACTAATAATAAATTTATAAAAAGTGATGAAAAATATACAGGACAAAGTTACTGA
- the tssM gene encoding type VI secretion system membrane subunit TssM, which translates to MFQKIMQILKSRIFVITLILIILVVLSLFFWAYGSLFAFNEIYVFSNSYLRFGIIFIFWCCIFLFFLLKPLSNFIKSFKDDKRIRLKEIKKESNEFLYKAKRNFFIALKDAKQTWKKDINTKNLPLVVIVGNEGAGKSTFINYSDIEYPLSDSLESYKKMHKSTNNFSLYVSKKGALLDTEGNYFSQEDFFHPNSSDELPEDDIEKNRDFLIKKSIWQNFLKFLNKNYFHSKLNGIILIIDTRLFLENTKEYSNNLIRYLTKRVHECEKILGVQLPIYVVFSKLDLIEGMREFFDIFNEKIQKKAFGVSFAEHFKEEDIQKSFEEISKSLFLRFVDKNSSIYTIEEKNKIYLFLKQLDNLFVLSKDFIVQLQNENILKNSSVLRGVYYVSAYQENVPRNFMLDTICEKYNIKKPLAQVKQSFSKQSYFVQSLLEDIVFKDSSLSRIKSFYKKISLVGLTIFLSCMTYFISSYFILKSEQEKKISQSVYTDLSFLLKNMQDYPMMSIEEKAKLLVDLRNILSVYPQLIEKASLFEYFSLNITYKGFKKAQNLYYKISEDVLKNTLLKEMEIILQTDDNYDNLIKTLYVYKSLFEQKYLDKDLLKIWINENWNFLEKYKISKENFLSGIDELQKIDLSTSQQDDISVKLSIEKLYNVAKIQRIYTLLNFIILDKNNKVYNFKNELGFAANNVFSESIKIDSIEEIYTKKGMADFLQTLNVKIDKAIEIDSWILNDLSNSENRSNMAMGIIKIYLTQYQNKWQEILNSLAPKKFISKSSMLNELNILSKKENPLMNFIKIVSVNTNLNDATLLTQAYNLGVNAAEIKTSFMGITSSFDAYHKIIEQNSILNTGATAVGLDVGSHQKTMELINTDLSNIHKKITDFTTNNSQTIEEKIKYALSDSKDSSDPFSSLEQNIKNLPSELEKYYATLSLYAWNIIENHGVSLFNTVWLNEVYTPFVNDIAPFYPFNLLSSQDLSIDSFKNFFGKNGILNKFYEKYLTNVLIKRKNVYSINSKFSSRLTFSKEFLDFITKAGNLSELMLNANDVMRVRFTLQSLDLSADFSFVKVQYNDTSIIYDHTLHTKLDVITDEFNNGTSFDFTAYSYLDANINYTKSYKGEWAWYKLLQESKNSNSSYSVLFNDNKKMYFDFKLNNNNSDINNIIMILSDFKIVENITKAQNDR; encoded by the coding sequence ATGTTTCAAAAAATAATGCAAATTTTAAAATCTAGGATTTTCGTAATCACATTAATACTTATTATTTTAGTTGTCTTAAGTTTATTTTTTTGGGCTTATGGTTCTTTATTTGCGTTTAATGAAATTTATGTTTTTAGTAATTCTTATTTAAGATTTGGGATAATTTTTATATTTTGGTGTTGTATTTTTTTGTTTTTCCTTTTAAAGCCTTTAAGTAATTTTATAAAATCTTTTAAGGATGACAAAAGAATAAGACTTAAAGAAATTAAAAAAGAATCTAATGAATTTTTATACAAAGCAAAAAGAAATTTCTTTATCGCATTAAAAGATGCCAAACAAACATGGAAAAAAGATATCAACACTAAAAATTTGCCTCTTGTTGTTATTGTAGGAAATGAAGGTGCTGGTAAAAGTACTTTTATAAATTATTCTGATATAGAATATCCTTTAAGTGATAGTTTAGAATCATATAAAAAGATGCATAAGTCCACCAATAATTTTAGCTTATATGTTTCCAAGAAAGGCGCTTTGCTTGATACTGAGGGAAATTATTTTTCTCAAGAAGATTTTTTTCATCCTAATAGTAGCGATGAGTTACCCGAAGATGATATAGAGAAAAATAGAGACTTTTTAATTAAAAAGAGCATTTGGCAAAATTTTTTAAAATTTTTAAATAAGAATTATTTTCATAGTAAATTAAATGGCATTATTTTAATAATTGATACTCGATTGTTTTTAGAAAACACAAAAGAATATTCTAATAATTTAATTCGTTATTTAACAAAAAGGGTGCATGAGTGTGAAAAAATTTTAGGTGTACAATTACCTATTTATGTTGTTTTTTCAAAATTAGATTTAATAGAAGGTATGAGAGAATTTTTTGATATTTTTAATGAAAAAATTCAAAAAAAAGCTTTTGGTGTAAGTTTTGCAGAACATTTTAAAGAAGAAGATATTCAAAAGTCTTTTGAAGAGATAAGCAAATCTTTGTTTTTACGTTTTGTTGATAAAAATTCTTCTATATACACTATAGAGGAAAAAAATAAAATTTATTTATTTTTAAAGCAGTTGGATAATTTATTTGTATTGAGCAAAGACTTTATCGTGCAACTCCAAAATGAAAATATTTTAAAAAATAGTTCAGTTTTAAGAGGGGTATATTATGTAAGTGCTTATCAAGAAAATGTGCCAAGAAATTTTATGCTTGATACAATTTGTGAAAAGTATAATATAAAAAAACCATTAGCTCAAGTAAAACAGTCTTTTAGCAAGCAAAGTTATTTTGTTCAGTCTTTGCTTGAAGATATTGTCTTTAAAGATTCATCGCTAAGTAGAATTAAAAGTTTTTATAAAAAGATATCGCTTGTGGGTCTAACTATATTTTTGAGTTGTATGACTTATTTTATTTCATCTTATTTTATTCTTAAAAGTGAGCAAGAAAAAAAAATATCTCAAAGTGTTTATACTGATCTTTCATTTTTGTTGAAAAATATGCAAGATTACCCCATGATGAGTATAGAAGAAAAAGCAAAATTATTAGTTGATTTAAGAAATATACTAAGTGTATATCCGCAATTAATCGAAAAGGCAAGTTTGTTTGAATATTTTAGCTTAAACATAACATACAAAGGCTTTAAAAAAGCACAAAATTTATATTATAAAATTAGTGAAGATGTGTTGAAAAATACCCTATTAAAAGAAATGGAAATAATATTACAAACTGATGATAATTATGATAACTTAATTAAAACTTTATATGTATATAAATCATTGTTTGAGCAAAAATATCTTGATAAAGATTTATTAAAAATATGGATTAATGAAAATTGGAATTTTTTAGAAAAATATAAAATTTCTAAAGAAAATTTTCTATCTGGTATCGATGAACTTCAAAAGATTGATTTAAGCACTTCTCAGCAAGATGACATTTCGGTTAAATTATCTATTGAAAAACTATATAATGTAGCAAAAATTCAAAGAATATATACTTTACTTAACTTTATCATTCTAGATAAAAACAATAAAGTATATAATTTTAAAAATGAATTAGGATTTGCTGCTAACAATGTTTTCTCAGAGTCTATTAAAATTGATAGTATTGAAGAAATTTACACAAAAAAAGGTATGGCCGACTTTTTGCAAACGTTAAATGTAAAAATAGATAAAGCCATTGAGATTGATTCGTGGATTTTAAATGATTTGTCAAATTCTGAAAATAGAAGCAATATGGCAATGGGAATTATTAAAATTTATTTAACGCAATATCAAAATAAATGGCAAGAAATTTTAAATTCACTTGCACCAAAAAAGTTTATTTCCAAAAGTTCTATGCTAAATGAACTTAATATACTATCTAAAAAAGAAAATCCTTTAATGAATTTTATAAAAATTGTTAGTGTAAATACCAATCTTAACGATGCTACCTTACTAACTCAAGCATATAATCTCGGTGTTAATGCTGCTGAAATAAAGACAAGTTTTATGGGGATTACCAGTTCGTTTGATGCTTATCATAAAATTATAGAACAAAATTCTATTTTAAATACGGGTGCTACTGCTGTAGGTTTAGATGTTGGAAGTCATCAAAAAACCATGGAATTAATAAATACAGATTTGTCTAATATTCATAAAAAAATAACTGACTTTACAACAAATAACTCGCAAACTATTGAGGAAAAAATAAAATACGCTTTAAGCGATAGTAAAGATTCTAGCGACCCATTTAGTTCTCTTGAACAAAATATTAAAAATTTACCAAGTGAATTGGAAAAATATTATGCAACTCTTTCTTTGTATGCTTGGAATATTATAGAAAACCATGGAGTTTCTTTGTTTAATACTGTTTGGTTGAATGAGGTTTATACACCATTTGTTAATGATATAGCTCCTTTTTATCCTTTTAATTTATTAAGTTCACAAGATTTAAGTATAGATTCTTTTAAAAATTTCTTTGGTAAAAATGGAATTTTAAATAAGTTTTATGAAAAATATTTAACAAATGTTCTAATTAAAAGAAAAAATGTTTACTCTATTAATTCTAAATTTAGCTCAAGATTAACTTTTTCCAAAGAATTTTTGGATTTTATTACTAAGGCTGGTAATTTATCAGAGTTAATGCTAAATGCAAATGATGTAATGAGAGTGCGCTTTACTTTACAAAGTCTTGACTTAAGTGCCGATTTTTCTTTTGTAAAAGTTCAATATAATGATACTTCTATTATATATGATCACACATTGCATACAAAATTAGATGTTATAACTGATGAATTTAACAATGGAACTAGTTTTGATTTCACTGCGTATTCTTATTTAGATGCTAATATAAATTACACAAAATCATATAAAGGAGAATGGGCCTGGTATAAATTATTACAGGAAAGTAAAAATTCAAATTCATCTTACAGTGTTTTATTTAATGACAATAAAAAAATGTATTTTGATTTCAAACTTAATAATAACAACTCAGATATTAATAATATAATTATGATATTAAGCGATTTTAAAATAGTAGAAAATATAACAAAGGCTCAAAATGATAGATAA
- a CDS encoding Hcp family type VI secretion system effector, which yields MAQPAYIKIEGSTQGLISSGASTEASIGNRYQAGHEDEIMAQEISHIVTVPVDQQSGQPSGQRVHKPFTFTCSLNKAVPLLYNALTKGERLPSVEVHWFRTSTSGGQEHFFTTKLEDAIITDITLVMPNAQEANNHDKTELFKVSLNYRKVIWEHTAAGTSGSDDWREANS from the coding sequence ATGGCACAACCAGCATATATCAAAATCGAAGGTTCAACACAAGGACTTATTTCAAGTGGTGCTTCTACAGAAGCAAGTATAGGAAATCGCTATCAAGCAGGACACGAAGATGAGATTATGGCTCAAGAAATTTCTCATATTGTAACAGTTCCAGTTGATCAACAAAGTGGACAACCATCAGGACAAAGAGTTCATAAGCCTTTTACTTTCACTTGCTCTCTAAATAAAGCAGTTCCTCTACTTTACAATGCACTTACAAAAGGTGAAAGACTTCCGAGTGTTGAAGTTCATTGGTTTAGAACATCAACAAGTGGCGGACAAGAACATTTTTTTACAACTAAATTAGAAGATGCTATCATTACAGATATTACCTTAGTAATGCCAAATGCTCAAGAAGCAAACAATCATGACAAAACAGAGCTTTTTAAGGTATCTTTAAATTACAGAAAAGTTATTTGGGAGCATACAGCGGCTGGAACAAGCGGAAGTGATGATTGGAGAGAAGCAAATTCGTAA